The sequence TAGTGCAACGGAATCAGTGGGGAGGTGGTGAAACTTTATCAGCTTTTTTTATCACCAAATTCAATAATATCCTGTTTTATCACCTCAGGATATTCATATACCCATCGATTTCATAACGCAGTACCGTTATTCCCAATTCATTTAACTCCTCATCTCGTTCAGTATCCCGGGCAATACTATTCAAATCTGCATGAACCTCTCCGTCTAGCTCAATAGCCAACATTAATTCATAGCAAAAGAAGTCAACAATGTGTCTTCCAATGGAGTGCTGACGTCTGAATTTATATCCGCCCACCTGACTTTTCTGTAGCATTTTCCACAATGTAGATTCAGAATCGGTAGCACGATTACGCAAATGCTTTCTGATTGGTTTGAAGAACTTGTGATTGTGGAGTTTCATTATTTGTTTAAAGTTAATGATTTGAGGCAATTGTACCAATTCACCACCCCACCACTGTAAACGCGGTACCCCCCTCCTGTGCCCCCTTTGTCGGCCAACGCCAGTGCCTTACCCTGACAT comes from uncultured Draconibacterium sp. and encodes:
- a CDS encoding endonuclease domain-containing protein — encoded protein: MRNRATDSESTLWKMLQKSQVGGYKFRRQHSIGRHIVDFFCYELMLAIELDGEVHADLNSIARDTERDEELNELGITVLRYEIDGYMNILR